The Chthoniobacterales bacterium sequence CAGAAATAGTCCATTTGGCAGGGGAAGCGGACTATCGAGAATTGAATATTTAGCAAAGATGGTGCGTGGTCTGGCCAAGTGAGTTGCCGGACTATGAGTGGGATGGCTAAAAAAGCTAAAAAAAGCAGCACTGCAGAATGTCTCGCCGTTAATCGCCTTAAGAGAAAAAACAATACCGGCGTGAGAAGATAAAAATGCATCTCAACGACTAAGCTCCAGAAAGGAACCTGAAACCCAACGCCGTCACTTCGAATAAAATTAGGAAGGCCCAGAGCCCACTGGGCTGCCGATTTGATATAGGCAGTATCTGAAAAGCGAACGCAATAGTAAACCGTAAAAATAATCAGCGCGAGGAAATATGGAGGAAGTATCTTCCCCGCCCGGCGGGTTGCATAGCCCGGGATCCACCATAAATGAGGATTTCTGACTTTTTGCCGGAAAAAAGGATAGGAGATAAGGAAGCCAGATAGGACAAAAAAAATAGGAACTCCCATGACGCCGCCCCCGATCAACAAGCCGGCTGTTTGTGAAAGACGGCCTGCATCTGGATTGGTGTAAAAGGCGTGGAAAATAACGACCATTAAAATGGCAACACCCCTTATTCCGTCGAGAACAGCAAAGTGGTTTCCAGTGCTAGTGGGGGCTTCCCAGTTCCGGATGGATTCGCTCATGATCCCAAGACCTCATCAATCCTATCCAGAATGAAGGGATCGGCAGCAGGGGCAAATTTACGGGCAAAGTGAGCCGTTGTGGCCATCATCCGGGGCAGATCATTCGAGGTGAGAATCTTAGGACTGCTTCCGCCGTGGGTCCAATCAATATAACGCAAGTGATCCTGACTGAGCTTGAGTCCGGGCGCATTCGCCAAAACGGTGTGGAAGTAGGATTCCTCGGGGACCAGCACCTTCCGGTAGTGTGGCGCGAGCTTCGTGTCGGTATCGTAAAAACCTAGAATGGCTTGTGCTGATTTGCGGTTGGCACAGAACCAAGCCTCGCCTGCAAAGCAGCGAAGCGTGTCTGAGA is a genomic window containing:
- a CDS encoding acyltransferase, encoding MSESIRNWEAPTSTGNHFAVLDGIRGVAILMVVIFHAFYTNPDAGRLSQTAGLLIGGGVMGVPIFFVLSGFLISYPFFRQKVRNPHLWWIPGYATRRAGKILPPYFLALIIFTVYYCVRFSDTAYIKSAAQWALGLPNFIRSDGVGFQVPFWSLVVEMHFYLLTPVLFFLLRRLTARHSAVLLFLAFLAIPLIVRQLTWPDHAPSLLNIQFSIVRFPCQMDYFCWGILFSFIFMSVFPLRDELRSLSILGYAGAILVITNLCMYALWTNAYNIPAHPTRWSVETLHLMSGFSAFLLLFLVFDPTCLATRILSHPALRFVGIVSYEWYLFHQPVVHLFQETIGQTHGSFTVYILKTVTPLALTFGFSVLVYHNFSLPLLNRIRGVKSHHAK